The following coding sequences lie in one Helicoverpa armigera isolate CAAS_96S chromosome 8, ASM3070526v1, whole genome shotgun sequence genomic window:
- the LOC110375886 gene encoding tripartite motif-containing protein 2 isoform X1: MYCCSFLSRLGVGMASMSSTLVETVSINYEDFNESFLTCGTCLCTYDGGEHTPKLLPCSHTVCLHCLTRIAASQTRDAGSFRCPICRELITIPRGGVAALPPSFLVNQLLDLMARQRREVIPQCSSHPGRELLFCETCDCVFCRHCADGPHSDTPCDHTVVPFSIALKRMSEILLYRANECLSKLGSARDAVASELRRLEAAATAADEAIDRHFAELKAAIDKRHSELKSAAAAAATHKRKLLEEQLKLIDAEKAKVEAECSGLQQQVEVREVSSRAAALGARLGDAAALAEPRENAFLAVDFAHNDAQQRFAEALAELGRVRTSTTFPGLCTLQLESLCVCGLEVVVVLRTVDYHGEARSTGGDPVSAAATVDDAPLPCTVTDLDTGLYRISMRPWSAGALAVRVQVFARGVRDSPLRASVAQTAAPEAVWGARGTGKDQLSQPVALARCPKRREIYVLDAGNSRVKVLDDETFAFKTHIVNEGLAGRSCTGIAVTAEGIVAVNWRTRTLTEVTADGTTLRTIRSERLVEPVCVAADPVTRRLAVADNGARAVFLFDSHGNIEREIGNGELGLVGGLALSEDLLIIADVAVRVYDTEGNLKNVFAPVPKGRGGYGGVALDSDSDGSRHIVCTRAVRGRPALLVLAASSGRVLAAAELRDRKPRRVAGLALLPGRRALLADLAADCLRLHTYW, translated from the exons ATGTATTGTTGCTCCTTCCT TTCACGGTTGGGCGTCGGGATGGCGAGCATGAGCTCCACGCTCGTCGAAACCGTCTCCATCAACTACGAGGACTTTAACGAGAGCTTCCTCACCTGCGGCACGTGTTTAT GCACTTACGATGGAGGAGAGCACACGCCCAAGCTTTTGCCTTGCTCGCATACAGTCTGCCTACACTGCCTCACACGAATAGCTGCCTCACAGACTAGAGACGCCGGCAGTTTCCGATGCCCCATCTGCCGAGAACTAATCACTATACCGAGGGGCGGGGTGGCCGCTCTCCCGCCATCCTTTCTCGTCAACCAGCTCCTCGATTTAATGGCCCGCCAGCGAAGGGAAGTCATCCCACAGTGCAGCTCGCATCCAGGCAGAGAACTACTTTTCTGTGAAACCTGCGATTGCGTGTTCTGTCGACACTGCGCCGACGGGCCACATAGCGACACCCCCTGCGACCACACCGTTGTACCCTTCTCTATAGCTTTGAAGAGAATGTCCGAAATACTGTTGTACCGAGCTAACGAGTGTTTAAGTAAACTGGGTTCAGCGAGAGATGCGGTGGCTAGCGAACTGAGGCGACTGGAAGCGGCGGCGACGGCAGCGGACGAAGCGATAGACCGACATTTCGCAGAACTGAAGGCAGCGATCGATAAACGTCACAGCGAATTGAAATCGGCCGCAGCTGCTGCCGCTACACATAAACGAAAATTGCTCGAAGAACAACTGAAGTTGATTGACGCGGAAAAGGCTAAG GTGGAAGCCGAATGCTCAGGTCTGCAACAACAGGTCGAAGTTCGCGAAGTCAGCAGTCGGGCAGCCGCCCTCGGAGCCCGGCTAGGCGACGCCGCGGCACTCGCGGAACCAAGGGAAAATGCCTTCTTAGCCGTGGATTTTGCGCATAATGACGCTCAACAGAGATTTGCCGAAGCGTTAGCTGAGTTGGGCAGGGTTAGGACGAGTACCACGTTCCCTGGATTGTGTACGCTGCAGTTAG AATCGTTATGCGTGTGCGGACTAGAAGTGGTGGTGGTGCTTCGAACAGTTGACTACCACGGCGAGGCGCGCAGCACGGGCGGCGATCCCGTCAGTGCGGCCGCCACGGTGGATGATGCGCCATTGCCTTGTACTGTCACCGATCTTGATACTGGCTTGTACAG aatCTCGATGAGACCATGGTCAGCAGGCGCATTAGCAGTTCGAGTGCAAGTGTTCGCGCGAGGAGTACGAGACTCGCCGCTCCGCGCTAGTGTGGCGCAAACCGCCGCGCCCGAGGCCGTGTGGGGAGCACGCGGCACCGGCAAGGACCAGCTCAGCCAGCCCGTCGCGCTCGCCAG ATGTCCGAAGCGACGGGAGATCTACGTGCTAGACGCAGGCAACTCGCGAGTCAAGGTGCTGGACGACGAGACGTTCGCATTTAAAACGCATATCGTTAACGAAG GTTTAGCTGGTCGGAGCTGTACAGGTATAGCAGTCACTGCTGAAGGCATTGTAGCTGTCAACTGGCGGACGCGGACACTTACCGAG GTGACGGCAGACGGTACAACGCTACGTACAATTCGTTCGGAGCGTCTGGTGGAGCCGGTATGTGTGGCGGCCGATCCTGTGACGCGGCGTTTGGCCGTCGCTGATAATGGAGCCCGGGCTGTGTTCCTGTTCGACAGCCACGGGAATATTGAGAGAGAG ATAGGCAACGGGGAGTTGGGTCTAGTCGGCGGTCTCGCGTTGTCAGAAGACTTACTAATCATAGCAGATGTGGCAGTCAGGGTTTACGATACTGAAGGAAATCTCAAAAATGTGTTTGCACCAGTGCCTAAAG GTCGCGGCGGCTACGGCGGCGTAGCCTTAGACTCGGACAGCGACGGGTCCCGGCACATCGTGTGCACGCGCGCGGTGCGCGGGCGGCCGGCGCTGCTGGTGCTGGCGGCGAGCTCgggccgcgtgctcgccgccgCCGAGCTGCGCGACCGCAAGCCGCGCCGCGTGGCCGGGCTGGCGCTGCTGCCGGGACGACGGGCGCTGCTGGCTGACCTCGCTGCGGATTGTCTCAGGCTGCATACTTATTGGTGA
- the LOC110375886 gene encoding tripartite motif-containing protein 2 isoform X2 → MENPGSRLGVGMASMSSTLVETVSINYEDFNESFLTCGTCLCTYDGGEHTPKLLPCSHTVCLHCLTRIAASQTRDAGSFRCPICRELITIPRGGVAALPPSFLVNQLLDLMARQRREVIPQCSSHPGRELLFCETCDCVFCRHCADGPHSDTPCDHTVVPFSIALKRMSEILLYRANECLSKLGSARDAVASELRRLEAAATAADEAIDRHFAELKAAIDKRHSELKSAAAAAATHKRKLLEEQLKLIDAEKAKVEAECSGLQQQVEVREVSSRAAALGARLGDAAALAEPRENAFLAVDFAHNDAQQRFAEALAELGRVRTSTTFPGLCTLQLESLCVCGLEVVVVLRTVDYHGEARSTGGDPVSAAATVDDAPLPCTVTDLDTGLYRISMRPWSAGALAVRVQVFARGVRDSPLRASVAQTAAPEAVWGARGTGKDQLSQPVALARCPKRREIYVLDAGNSRVKVLDDETFAFKTHIVNEGLAGRSCTGIAVTAEGIVAVNWRTRTLTEVTADGTTLRTIRSERLVEPVCVAADPVTRRLAVADNGARAVFLFDSHGNIEREIGNGELGLVGGLALSEDLLIIADVAVRVYDTEGNLKNVFAPVPKGRGGYGGVALDSDSDGSRHIVCTRAVRGRPALLVLAASSGRVLAAAELRDRKPRRVAGLALLPGRRALLADLAADCLRLHTYW, encoded by the exons ATGGAGAATCCTGG TTCACGGTTGGGCGTCGGGATGGCGAGCATGAGCTCCACGCTCGTCGAAACCGTCTCCATCAACTACGAGGACTTTAACGAGAGCTTCCTCACCTGCGGCACGTGTTTAT GCACTTACGATGGAGGAGAGCACACGCCCAAGCTTTTGCCTTGCTCGCATACAGTCTGCCTACACTGCCTCACACGAATAGCTGCCTCACAGACTAGAGACGCCGGCAGTTTCCGATGCCCCATCTGCCGAGAACTAATCACTATACCGAGGGGCGGGGTGGCCGCTCTCCCGCCATCCTTTCTCGTCAACCAGCTCCTCGATTTAATGGCCCGCCAGCGAAGGGAAGTCATCCCACAGTGCAGCTCGCATCCAGGCAGAGAACTACTTTTCTGTGAAACCTGCGATTGCGTGTTCTGTCGACACTGCGCCGACGGGCCACATAGCGACACCCCCTGCGACCACACCGTTGTACCCTTCTCTATAGCTTTGAAGAGAATGTCCGAAATACTGTTGTACCGAGCTAACGAGTGTTTAAGTAAACTGGGTTCAGCGAGAGATGCGGTGGCTAGCGAACTGAGGCGACTGGAAGCGGCGGCGACGGCAGCGGACGAAGCGATAGACCGACATTTCGCAGAACTGAAGGCAGCGATCGATAAACGTCACAGCGAATTGAAATCGGCCGCAGCTGCTGCCGCTACACATAAACGAAAATTGCTCGAAGAACAACTGAAGTTGATTGACGCGGAAAAGGCTAAG GTGGAAGCCGAATGCTCAGGTCTGCAACAACAGGTCGAAGTTCGCGAAGTCAGCAGTCGGGCAGCCGCCCTCGGAGCCCGGCTAGGCGACGCCGCGGCACTCGCGGAACCAAGGGAAAATGCCTTCTTAGCCGTGGATTTTGCGCATAATGACGCTCAACAGAGATTTGCCGAAGCGTTAGCTGAGTTGGGCAGGGTTAGGACGAGTACCACGTTCCCTGGATTGTGTACGCTGCAGTTAG AATCGTTATGCGTGTGCGGACTAGAAGTGGTGGTGGTGCTTCGAACAGTTGACTACCACGGCGAGGCGCGCAGCACGGGCGGCGATCCCGTCAGTGCGGCCGCCACGGTGGATGATGCGCCATTGCCTTGTACTGTCACCGATCTTGATACTGGCTTGTACAG aatCTCGATGAGACCATGGTCAGCAGGCGCATTAGCAGTTCGAGTGCAAGTGTTCGCGCGAGGAGTACGAGACTCGCCGCTCCGCGCTAGTGTGGCGCAAACCGCCGCGCCCGAGGCCGTGTGGGGAGCACGCGGCACCGGCAAGGACCAGCTCAGCCAGCCCGTCGCGCTCGCCAG ATGTCCGAAGCGACGGGAGATCTACGTGCTAGACGCAGGCAACTCGCGAGTCAAGGTGCTGGACGACGAGACGTTCGCATTTAAAACGCATATCGTTAACGAAG GTTTAGCTGGTCGGAGCTGTACAGGTATAGCAGTCACTGCTGAAGGCATTGTAGCTGTCAACTGGCGGACGCGGACACTTACCGAG GTGACGGCAGACGGTACAACGCTACGTACAATTCGTTCGGAGCGTCTGGTGGAGCCGGTATGTGTGGCGGCCGATCCTGTGACGCGGCGTTTGGCCGTCGCTGATAATGGAGCCCGGGCTGTGTTCCTGTTCGACAGCCACGGGAATATTGAGAGAGAG ATAGGCAACGGGGAGTTGGGTCTAGTCGGCGGTCTCGCGTTGTCAGAAGACTTACTAATCATAGCAGATGTGGCAGTCAGGGTTTACGATACTGAAGGAAATCTCAAAAATGTGTTTGCACCAGTGCCTAAAG GTCGCGGCGGCTACGGCGGCGTAGCCTTAGACTCGGACAGCGACGGGTCCCGGCACATCGTGTGCACGCGCGCGGTGCGCGGGCGGCCGGCGCTGCTGGTGCTGGCGGCGAGCTCgggccgcgtgctcgccgccgCCGAGCTGCGCGACCGCAAGCCGCGCCGCGTGGCCGGGCTGGCGCTGCTGCCGGGACGACGGGCGCTGCTGGCTGACCTCGCTGCGGATTGTCTCAGGCTGCATACTTATTGGTGA
- the LOC110374762 gene encoding cytochrome P450 CYP12A2: MRNKTLSDCYSLFIRSQNAIRHGRRSYSTPVQEPKPYKSIPGLSSLPIIGPMHHFLPIIGQFGPRANIFDLIGTLHEKFGPIVKMKGVFARADFVILFEPEHIDQVYRVQEANPLRPGFQTLEYFREVTKKGTLDGKYGLTTAQGEKWRDFRTKVNPALLKLKLVKVYAPPLDEIAQDMVQRIKSLKDDQTYIQNHFDLEMNKWSLESVAFVALGSRIGCLDDTQPEDHPGRQLMQCSKDIIENAFELEFLPSVWKYISTPAFKKIMKTYETQWDISTAYIEKARKQINARGHDVPEEEKSIVERLLAIDEQVAILMANEMLMAGIDTVSFTATSVIYNLAINPDKQEKLREEIRSSDPHKRYLRACLKEALRLWHVVPANLRRTDREHIVAGYLIPKGVDVIAPNEFLSRMEKYYPRANEFIPERWLADKSDPLYYGNAPQMVTLPFGFGIRSCIGRRIAELEIETLMKRIFDEFKVTWEGPPIKVVNKVTNAFAKPFHFRFESAK; encoded by the exons ATGCGAAATAAAACGTTGAGTGATTGTTATAGTTTATTTATCCGATCGCAAAACGCTATTCG ACATGGCCGGCGAAGTTATTCTACTCCGGTACAGGAGCCAAAACCATATAAGTCGATACCGGGGCTGTCATCATTACCCATCATTGGCCCTATGCATCATTTTCTGCCTATAATAG ggCAATTTGGACCAAGGGCGAATATATTCGACTTGATAGGCACTTTGCACGAAAAGTTTGGACCTATTGTCAAAATGAAAGGGGTATTCGCTAGAGCTGATTTCGTCATTCTTTTTGAACCAGAACACATTGATCAG GTTTACCGGGTGCAAGAAGCCAATCCATTAAGACCCGGTTTTCAAACACTTGAGTATTTCAGAGAAGTAACTAAGAAGGGTACACTCGACGGCAAATACGGATTAACAACAGC GCAAGGTGAAAAATGGCGCGACTTTCGTACGAAGGTTAATCCAGCTTTACTTAAGCTTAAATTGGTAAAAGTTTATGCACCTCCCCTTGATGAAATTGCCCAAGATATGGTACAAag GATAAAAAGCCTGAAAGATGACCAAACCTACATACAAAACCACTTTGATCTAGAAATGAATAAGTGGTCCTTAGAGTCGGTAGCGTTCGTGGCTTTGGGATCACGCATTGGATGTCTGGATGATACTCAGCCTGAGGACCACCCGGGTCGTCAGCTCATGCAATGTAGCAAAGATATAATAGAAAATGCATTTGAATTGGAATTTTTACCAAGTGTTTGGAAGTATATTTCAACACCAGCTTTCAAGAAGATTATGAAAACCTATGAGACGCAATGGGA TATTAGTACGGCATACATAGAAAAGGCTAGAAAGCAAATAAATGCACGGGGACATGATGTTCCTGAAGAAGAGAAAAGCATTGTTGAAAGGCTATTAGCTATTGACGAACAAGTTGCCATTCTGATGGCTAACGAAATGTTGATGGCTGGAATTGATACG GTTTCCTTCACAGCTACAAGTGTCATTTATAATTTGGCAATCAATCCTGATAAACAAGAGAAACTTCGAGAAGAAATACGTTCTTCAGATCCGCACAAACGATACCTAAGGGCTTGTTTGAAAGAAGCGCTCAGACTTTGGCACGTAGTCCCGGCTAACTTGAGGCGGACAGATAGAGAGCATATTGTGGCTGGATATCTTATACCTAAAGGG GTAGATGTGATAGCACCAAATGAATTTTTATCAAGGATGGAGAAATATTACCCACGAGCTAACGAATTTATTCCCGAGAGATGGCTGGCTGATAAATCTGATCCGTTGTACTATGGGAATGCACCACAGATGGTGACACTGCCGTTTGGCTTCGGAATAAGGAGTTGTATTGGAAGAAGAATTGCTGAACTAGAGATTGAAACTCTCATGAAGAGAATATTTGATGAGTTCAAAGTTACGTGGGAGGGTCCACCAATAAAAGTGGTGAACAAAGTAACTAACGCCTTTGCGAAACCTTTTCACTTTAGATTTGAAAGTGCAAAATAA
- the LOC110374763 gene encoding tRNA N(3)-methylcytidine methyltransferase Mettl2: MEDSPVDKRPQFGNRYLENVDEVFKHNAWDNVDWDDEQEKVAKEKVEQNSQITFSEDRLKSLEEDADKHWDAFYDIHQNRFFKDRHWLFTEFPELAPDNTSAPVRVYPEGDNNASTNAETIQPSGNTKRFIFEIGCGVGNTIFPILQYSRDPNLFIYGCDFSSKAIDIMQQSELYETSRCNVFVLDATLDKWDVPFEESSIDIIVLIFVLSAIDPAKMTTVIKNMYKYLKPGGLVVFRDYGRYDLAQLRFKKGRCISDNFYARGDNTRVYFFTQEEITNLFKEAGFAEEQNLIDRRLQVNRGKMLKMYRVWIQGKYRKPL; the protein is encoded by the exons ATGGAAGACTCACCAGTTGATAAACGTCCACAATTTGGTAACAGATATCTGGAAAATGTTGACGAAGTTTTCAAACACAACGCGTG GGACAATGTAGATTGGGATGACGAACAAGAGAAGGTAGCGAAGGAAAAAGTTGAGCAAAATTctcaaataacattttctgaGGACCGTTTGAAATCGTTAGAGGAGGATGCAGACAAACATTGGGATGCATTCTATGATATACATCAGAACAG GTTCTTCAAAGACCGTCACTGGTTATTCACCGAGTTTCCTGAACTGGCCCCAGATAACACATCAGCACCAGTGAGGGTATATCCTGAAGGTGACAATAATGCCAGCACTAATGCAGAGACTATTCAACCTTCAGGCAACACAAAACGTTTCATATTTGAAATCGGTTGTGGAGTCGGTAACACAATATTTCCGATACTACAGTACAGTCGAGACCCCaacctttttatttatggtTGTGACTTCTCTTCAAAAGCCATAGATATTATGCAACAAAGTGAGCTCTATGAAACCAGTAGGTGCAATGTATTTGTATTAGATGCAACTCTTGATAAATGGGATGTGCCATTTGAAGAAAGCTCTATTGATATAATAGttttgatatttgttttatCTGCTATTGATCCAGCAAA AATGACAACTGTAATCAAGAATATGTACAAATACCTGAAACCTGGGGGATTAGTTGTATTCCGTGACTATGGCCGCTATGACTTAGCACAACTCAGATTTAAGAAAGGCAGATGTATATCAGACAACTTTTATGCCCGAGGAGACAACACCAGAGTTTACTTCTTTACACAAGAAGAAATAACCAACTTGTTCAAAGAAGCAGGCTTTGCAGAAGAGCAAAATCTAATAGACAGAAGGCTTCAAGTGAATAGAGGCAAAATGTTGAAAATGTACAGAGTTTGGATACAAGGAAAATATAGAAAACCACTATAA